DNA sequence from the bacterium genome:
GTAGCGGCCAGGTTCGACATCGGGCGGTGTGATTCGAGCCATGGCGTCTTGTTTGATGTTCTGATCGGCTTGCAGGTACACCTGGGTAGTCGTGACATTGGCGTGGCCCAAGATGAGGGCGATCACAGCAGTATCGATCCCAGCTCGGAGGAGCTGCATTGCGCATGTGTGACGCAGAACGTGGGGAGTCACGTTTTTGTCGCGAAGTGTCGGACAGGTATCCGAAGCCGTCGCAGTGTGACGGGTGACCAGTCTGCGGATCGCGTCGCGGCCTAGATGATTAGTTCCAAGGGTTAGTGGTCGTAGGCGATGAGTGATCGGGCGGGTCCGTGACGTTGGGTGGTTTCGTTGTGCCAGATGGCTGCGGTGAGTGCGAGGATGCGTTGTTGGACTCGGACGGCGACACCGGGTCGGGTGCGTGCGCCGTGGCGTTCGAGGCCGAGTTGGTCTTTGAGGGTGTCGAAGATCGACTCGATGGTCTGGCGCCACGCGTGTAGGGC
Encoded proteins:
- a CDS encoding tyrosine-type recombinase/integrase; translated protein: MAQRNHPTSRTRPITHRLRPLTLGTNHLGRDAIRRLVTRHTATASDTCPTLRDKNVTPHVLRHTCAMQLLRAGIDTAVIALILGHANVTTTQVYLQADQNIKQDAMARITPPDVEPGRYRPSDDLLAFLEGL